One genomic window of Ottowia oryzae includes the following:
- a CDS encoding class I SAM-dependent methyltransferase, with amino-acid sequence MKTNTHPGAQAPRPNRAKDTSKKIAAGAGATGARGAKDTESALQAELRPGQSIELLKALHILTRDGRLNQDSRRKLKQVEHLVQFIEKQMAELTPHGAELTLADHGAGKSYLGFILYDLCLKASGSGRVFGIETRPELVERSRALARQLGFARMDFLNISAADSAHHAALPERIDVVTALHACDTATDDAIAFGLEKHAQAMVLVPCCQAELAASLRQSKALQLARTPLAELWRHPLHTREMGSQLTNVLRCLYLESQGYSVTVTELVGWEHSLKNELIIARWTGQKKRSAAERLKALLAEFGLQTLLPVRYPRLVEAEPSV; translated from the coding sequence ATGAAGACCAATACCCACCCCGGCGCCCAGGCACCTCGGCCGAATCGCGCCAAAGATACTTCAAAAAAGATAGCTGCTGGCGCTGGTGCCACCGGCGCCAGAGGCGCAAAAGATACTGAATCCGCCCTGCAGGCCGAACTGCGCCCCGGCCAGTCCATCGAGCTGCTCAAGGCCCTGCACATCCTCACGCGCGACGGGCGGCTGAACCAGGATTCGCGCCGCAAGCTCAAGCAGGTCGAGCACCTGGTGCAGTTCATCGAAAAGCAGATGGCCGAGCTGACGCCGCACGGCGCCGAGCTGACGCTGGCCGACCACGGCGCGGGCAAGTCTTACCTCGGCTTCATCCTGTACGACCTGTGCCTGAAAGCCAGCGGCAGCGGCCGCGTGTTCGGCATCGAAACGCGGCCCGAGCTGGTCGAGCGCTCGCGCGCGCTGGCCCGCCAGCTGGGTTTTGCGCGCATGGACTTCCTCAACATCAGCGCTGCCGATTCCGCGCACCATGCGGCGTTGCCAGAGCGCATCGACGTCGTCACCGCGCTGCACGCCTGCGACACCGCCACCGACGACGCCATCGCCTTCGGCCTGGAAAAGCACGCGCAGGCGATGGTGCTGGTGCCCTGCTGCCAGGCCGAGCTGGCCGCCAGCCTGCGCCAATCCAAGGCCCTGCAACTGGCACGCACGCCGCTGGCCGAGCTGTGGCGCCACCCGCTGCACACCCGCGAAATGGGCAGCCAGCTGACCAACGTGCTGCGCTGCCTGTACCTGGAGTCGCAGGGCTACAGCGTGACGGTGACCGAACTGGTGGGCTGGGAACACAGCCTGAAAAACGAGCTGATCATCGCCCGCTGGACGGGCCAGAAGAAACGCAGCGCCGCCGAGCGGCTGAAAGCGCTGCTGGCCGAATTCGGCCTTCAGACGCTGCTGCCGGTGCGCTACCCGAGGCTGGTGGAAGCTGAGCCGTCGGTCTGA
- a CDS encoding DUF1415 domain-containing protein: MNDDTLRDTVIADTQRWLERAVIGLNLCPFAKAPHTKGQIHYAVCTADEPEALLLQLQAELTALAEADPAQRETTLLMAPRQMADFLAFNDFLDAADAVLEELGLEGVLQVAPFHPRFQFAGTEEDDIGNATNRSPYPTLHLIREESIDRAVEAFPDAEEIFEGNIAKLEKLGADGWAALDVGASVTESAR; encoded by the coding sequence ATGAACGACGACACCCTGCGCGACACCGTCATCGCCGACACCCAGCGTTGGCTGGAGCGTGCCGTGATCGGCCTCAACCTGTGCCCCTTCGCCAAGGCACCGCACACCAAGGGCCAGATCCACTACGCCGTGTGCACCGCCGACGAGCCCGAAGCGCTGCTGCTGCAACTGCAAGCCGAGCTGACCGCCCTGGCCGAGGCCGACCCTGCCCAACGCGAAACCACGCTGCTGATGGCGCCGCGCCAGATGGCGGACTTTCTCGCCTTCAACGATTTCCTGGACGCGGCCGACGCCGTGCTGGAAGAGCTGGGCCTGGAAGGCGTGCTGCAGGTGGCGCCCTTTCACCCGCGGTTCCAGTTTGCAGGCACCGAGGAGGACGACATTGGCAACGCCACCAACCGCTCGCCGTACCCCACGCTGCACCTGATCCGCGAAGAAAGCATCGACCGCGCGGTAGAGGCTTTCCCCGATGCCGAGGAAATCTTCGAAGGCAACATCGCCAAGCTGGAAAAGCTGGGCGCCGACGGCTGGGCCGCGCTGGACGTGGGCGCCAGCGTGACCGAATCGGCGCGCTGA
- a CDS encoding CynX/NimT family MFS transporter, translating into MTAANPTPSQATRAAPGAPTRSGLTAWIVILAGVAAALYVGKLPPAIPALQAALGLTFVQAGFLLSLVQLASMALGLVAGLMAEGLGLRRCVIGGLWLLALAGLAGGFAQSAAGLLALRAVEGVGVLLVTVPGPSLIRRSLPPSQLTRMLGFWGAYMPFGTAAALLLGPAVIPAAGWQGWWWVVAAFSALMALWMSAKVPADPPRRASTAAGEPWPPRLTGTLAAAGPWLLALSFMVYSSQWLAVVGFLPSLYQRAGWGGALGALLTAGVAGANIIGNVAAGRLLSRGVAAPVLLWIGFAAMALGGVMAFAELTAAWPVPRYLGAVLFSAVGGLIPGTLFGLAPRLAPGEGRIATTVGWMQQLSAVGQVCGPPLVAAFAGWVGGWQFTWVLTAACCVAGAVLAGLIGRRLAQSG; encoded by the coding sequence ATGACCGCCGCCAACCCTACACCCTCACAAGCCACCCGCGCCGCGCCCGGTGCGCCCACCCGCAGCGGCCTGACCGCCTGGATCGTCATCCTTGCCGGGGTGGCCGCGGCGCTGTACGTGGGCAAGCTGCCGCCCGCGATTCCGGCGCTGCAGGCCGCGCTGGGGCTGACCTTCGTGCAGGCAGGTTTCCTGCTTTCGCTGGTGCAGCTGGCGTCGATGGCGCTGGGGCTGGTGGCCGGGCTGATGGCCGAAGGGCTGGGCCTGCGCCGTTGCGTGATCGGCGGGCTGTGGCTGCTCGCGCTGGCCGGGCTGGCCGGAGGCTTTGCGCAGAGCGCGGCCGGGCTGCTGGCGCTGCGCGCGGTGGAAGGCGTGGGTGTGCTGCTGGTCACCGTGCCGGGGCCCAGCCTGATCAGGCGCAGCCTGCCGCCCAGCCAGCTCACGCGCATGCTCGGGTTCTGGGGTGCGTACATGCCGTTTGGCACCGCCGCCGCGCTGCTGCTGGGCCCGGCGGTGATTCCGGCGGCCGGGTGGCAGGGCTGGTGGTGGGTGGTGGCCGCGTTTTCTGCGCTGATGGCGCTGTGGATGAGCGCGAAAGTGCCCGCCGACCCCCCGCGCCGCGCCAGCACGGCTGCGGGCGAGCCGTGGCCGCCCCGCCTGACCGGCACCCTGGCCGCCGCAGGCCCCTGGCTCTTGGCGCTCAGCTTCATGGTGTATTCGTCGCAGTGGCTGGCCGTGGTGGGGTTTCTGCCTTCGCTGTACCAGCGGGCCGGCTGGGGCGGGGCGCTGGGCGCGCTGCTGACGGCCGGCGTCGCGGGCGCCAACATCATCGGCAACGTGGCGGCAGGGCGCCTGCTGTCGCGCGGCGTGGCGGCGCCGGTGTTGCTGTGGATCGGCTTTGCCGCCATGGCGCTGGGCGGCGTGATGGCCTTCGCCGAGCTGACGGCCGCCTGGCCCGTGCCGCGTTACCTGGGCGCTGTGCTGTTCTCGGCGGTGGGCGGCCTGATTCCCGGCACGCTCTTCGGCCTCGCCCCGCGCCTGGCGCCGGGCGAAGGGCGCATCGCCACCACGGTGGGTTGGATGCAGCAGCTGTCGGCCGTGGGCCAGGTGTGCGGCCCGCCGCTGGTGGCGGCCTTCGCCGGCTGGGTGGGCGGATGGCAGTTCACCTGGGTGCTGACGGCCGCGTGCTGCGTGGCGGGCGCCGTGCTGGCGGGCTTGATAGGCCGGCGGCTGGCACAATCTGGGTGA
- a CDS encoding deoxyguanosinetriphosphate triphosphohydrolase, giving the protein MTDIPNPLSLAAHGAPNGASHTAPPGTQGQLAPYASHPAASRGRLHPTPPAPTRNEFQRDRDRIVHSTAFRRLVYKTQVFVNHEGDLFRTRMTHSLEVAQLARSIARPLGLHEDLVEAIALAHDLGHTPFGHAGQDALNECMADFGGFEHNLQSLRVVDQLEHRYPDYDGLNLTFEAREGILKHCSLANARRLEAAEPGGVAHRFLQRTQPSLEAQLANLADEIAYNAHDIDDGVRSGLLTLAQLEAVPLFARAMATVRRDFPALHGRRVLYEAIRRMLSEQVYDVVAATGAAVAAAGVASADEARRAAPLVQFSAAMREQSAVLKRFLFANLYRHPQVIDTTAQGRQVVRELFDAYRQRPGELRPSFAGRADRERAVADYIAGMTDRFALREHERLTGRRLLS; this is encoded by the coding sequence TTGACCGATATTCCTAACCCGCTATCGCTGGCCGCGCACGGCGCGCCAAATGGCGCATCGCACACCGCGCCACCCGGCACGCAGGGCCAACTCGCGCCCTACGCCAGCCACCCCGCCGCGTCGCGCGGGCGCCTTCACCCCACGCCGCCAGCGCCTACGCGCAATGAGTTCCAGCGTGATCGTGATCGCATCGTGCATTCCACGGCGTTTCGGCGGCTGGTCTACAAGACGCAGGTGTTCGTCAACCACGAAGGCGACCTGTTTCGCACGCGCATGACGCATTCGCTGGAGGTGGCGCAGCTGGCCCGGTCCATCGCCCGGCCATTGGGCCTGCACGAAGACCTGGTGGAGGCCATTGCGCTGGCGCACGACCTGGGGCACACCCCGTTCGGCCACGCGGGGCAGGACGCGCTGAACGAATGCATGGCCGATTTCGGCGGCTTTGAGCACAACCTGCAAAGCCTGCGCGTGGTCGATCAGCTGGAACACCGCTACCCCGATTACGACGGGCTGAACCTGACCTTTGAGGCACGCGAGGGCATCCTCAAACACTGCTCGCTGGCCAATGCGCGCCGGCTGGAAGCGGCCGAGCCCGGTGGCGTGGCGCACCGATTTCTGCAGCGCACGCAGCCCAGCCTGGAAGCGCAACTGGCCAACCTGGCCGACGAAATCGCCTACAACGCGCACGACATCGACGACGGCGTGCGCTCGGGCCTGCTCACGCTGGCGCAGTTGGAAGCGGTGCCGCTGTTTGCGCGCGCAATGGCCACGGTGCGTCGCGACTTCCCCGCGCTGCACGGCCGCCGCGTGTTGTACGAGGCCATCCGCCGCATGCTGTCGGAGCAGGTGTACGACGTGGTGGCCGCCACCGGCGCCGCCGTCGCCGCGGCCGGCGTGGCCAGCGCGGACGAGGCGCGCCGCGCCGCGCCGCTGGTTCAGTTCAGCGCCGCGATGCGCGAACAATCCGCCGTGCTCAAGCGTTTCTTGTTCGCCAACCTGTACCGCCACCCGCAGGTGATCGACACCACGGCGCAGGGCCGCCAGGTGGTGCGCGAGCTGTTCGACGCCTATCGGCAGCGCCCCGGCGAGCTGCGTCCCAGCTTCGCCGGGCGCGCCGACCGAGAGCGCGCCGTGGCGGACTACATCGCCGGCATGACCGACCGCTTCGCGCTGCGCGAACATGAGCGGCTGACGGGCCGGCGGCTGTTGAGTTGA
- the aroB gene encoding 3-dehydroquinate synthase, with amino-acid sequence MALTSETQTVEIALDERSYPILIGAGLLDHAASFDRAGAGSSALVVSNTTVAPLYAERLLRALQSRHASVRVLALPDGEQYKTWETLNLVFDDLLAHGADRKTVLYALGGGVVGDMTGFAAASYMRGVPFVQVPTTLLAQVDSSVGGKTAINHPLGKNMIGAFYQPQVVVCDLDVLKTLPPRELSAGLAEVIKYGPIADMAFLDWIEANVDALRACDRTALAHAVRRSCEIKAHVVGQDERESGLRAILNFGHTFGHAIEAGMGYGAWLHGEAVGAGMVMAAELSRELGRVDTAFVQRLTALIDRAGLPTRGAVIDPVDNAGRYLDLMRVDKKAEGGDIRFVVIDGPGRAAVCAAPDALVRQVIDRCT; translated from the coding sequence ATGGCCTTGACTTCTGAAACCCAAACCGTTGAGATTGCGCTGGATGAGCGCAGCTACCCCATCCTGATCGGCGCGGGCCTGCTTGACCACGCCGCATCGTTTGATCGCGCTGGCGCGGGCAGCAGCGCCTTGGTCGTCAGCAACACCACCGTCGCCCCGCTGTATGCCGAGCGGCTGCTCCGGGCGCTGCAGTCGCGCCATGCGAGCGTGCGCGTGCTGGCCTTGCCCGATGGCGAGCAGTACAAGACTTGGGAAACGCTCAACCTGGTCTTTGATGACCTGCTGGCGCATGGCGCTGACCGCAAGACGGTGCTCTACGCCCTGGGCGGCGGTGTCGTCGGCGATATGACGGGGTTTGCGGCGGCCAGCTACATGCGCGGCGTGCCCTTCGTGCAGGTGCCGACCACCTTGCTGGCGCAGGTCGATTCGTCGGTGGGGGGCAAAACGGCCATCAACCACCCGCTGGGCAAGAACATGATCGGCGCTTTCTACCAGCCGCAGGTGGTGGTGTGCGATCTGGACGTGCTCAAGACCCTGCCGCCGCGCGAGCTGTCGGCTGGCCTCGCAGAGGTGATCAAGTACGGCCCGATCGCCGACATGGCGTTTCTGGACTGGATCGAGGCGAACGTCGATGCGCTGCGCGCGTGCGACCGCACCGCCCTGGCGCACGCCGTGCGGCGCAGCTGTGAGATCAAGGCGCATGTGGTGGGCCAGGATGAGCGCGAATCCGGCCTGCGCGCCATCCTCAACTTCGGCCACACCTTTGGCCATGCGATCGAGGCGGGCATGGGCTACGGCGCGTGGCTGCACGGCGAGGCCGTGGGCGCGGGCATGGTGATGGCGGCCGAGCTGTCGCGCGAGCTGGGCCGGGTGGATACCGCCTTCGTGCAGCGCCTGACCGCGCTGATCGACCGCGCCGGCTTGCCCACGCGCGGCGCCGTGATCGATCCGGTGGACAACGCCGGCCGCTACCTTGATTTGATGCGCGTGGACAAGAAGGCCGAGGGCGGCGACATCCGCTTCGTCGTCATCGACGGCCCCGGCCGAGCCGCCGTGTGCGCCGCGCCCGATGCGCTGGTGCGGCAGGTGATCGACCGGTGCACCTGA
- a CDS encoding shikimate kinase: protein MTCLFTVVLVGLPGSGKSSVGRAVARRMDCVWKDSDHEIEAQLGCTVREYFEAEGEGAFRDREEEVLDSLSRTAGIVLSTGGGAVLREVNRQRLKERGTVIYLRSSPEALCRRLKNDTKRPLLQVADPLKRLRALYAERDPLYRECAHFVIDTHGSSLSMLVNRIMMQLELAEGGALGGQPGTGSAGDVGS from the coding sequence GTGACATGTTTATTCACAGTCGTGTTGGTAGGTCTTCCCGGAAGCGGAAAGTCCTCTGTGGGGCGGGCAGTTGCTCGTCGGATGGATTGCGTCTGGAAGGACTCGGATCATGAAATTGAGGCCCAGCTTGGTTGCACCGTCCGTGAGTATTTCGAGGCAGAAGGCGAAGGTGCGTTTCGCGATCGCGAAGAAGAGGTGCTCGATTCGCTTTCGCGTACCGCAGGAATTGTCCTGTCCACCGGTGGCGGTGCAGTGCTTCGAGAAGTCAACCGTCAGCGGCTTAAAGAGCGTGGCACGGTGATTTACCTCCGGTCTTCCCCCGAGGCGCTGTGCCGCAGGCTCAAGAACGACACGAAGCGTCCTTTGCTTCAGGTGGCGGACCCGCTCAAGCGGCTGCGGGCGCTGTATGCCGAACGTGATCCGCTGTACCGCGAGTGCGCGCACTTCGTGATCGACACCCACGGCTCTTCGCTTTCCATGCTGGTCAATCGCATCATGATGCAGCTGGAGCTCGCCGAGGGCGGCGCTCTTGGCGGTCAGCCGGGCACAGGCTCCGCTGGCGACGTCGGTAGTTAG
- a CDS encoding Ig domain-containing protein: MSFVWLGLFKRGFAVKKLGMALGLSLAALLAGCGGGGGSAGNTQLEYKISLRADTVALPVNIGNIGPSIGTNAPYTTVLHVTATEGGNPIIGTKDAFACNIDAGVNVGALYYLDGDPAHETDVNGQKVPNAYRSITLDSNSGGNSFHFHAGNTRGVATITCSITNPRDNQVSATSVQIVVGNGGAPAVGMPASVALEAASGYLGAQNNPNNVRNTVSLQAMLRDEVGQWVADTSTPNLQVYIQASDAAAGARLIRDRQSGTVIMTNTRNGIADFSLSSGSNIGVITLVLVADRADNNVANGIQDPIIQRMVIPVVNGIAQKPLSVQAQSVTATCRQEVSTPLVASDGLPPYQWSVVGKMPAGLSLTPDGLVTGVPVLVNGAGAGSYQVAVQVTDANGSSQVTTLTVDVQAGDCKPLTINSSSLSVTKGTSFAFALSASGGKSPYKWGAPVALPTGLFLNGDTGILSGAINTAGSYPIVIQVTDGDGIVVVANMTVSVTNPTATTTP, encoded by the coding sequence GTGTCGTTTGTGTGGCTTGGTTTGTTTAAAAGGGGATTTGCTGTGAAGAAGCTCGGAATGGCATTGGGTCTGAGTCTCGCTGCGCTGCTCGCAGGATGCGGTGGCGGTGGGGGGAGCGCCGGGAATACGCAACTGGAATATAAAATTTCACTGCGTGCAGACACCGTAGCGCTGCCGGTCAATATCGGAAATATTGGGCCGAGTATTGGCACCAACGCTCCCTACACCACGGTGCTTCATGTGACTGCGACCGAAGGTGGGAACCCCATCATCGGAACGAAAGATGCCTTTGCATGTAACATCGATGCCGGCGTGAATGTTGGTGCTCTTTATTATCTAGATGGCGATCCAGCGCATGAAACTGATGTCAATGGACAGAAAGTTCCAAATGCATATCGGAGTATTACGCTGGACTCTAACTCTGGTGGAAACTCTTTTCATTTCCATGCTGGTAACACCCGGGGTGTGGCAACTATAACGTGCTCCATCACTAACCCCCGGGATAATCAGGTTTCGGCAACGAGTGTGCAAATCGTCGTGGGCAACGGCGGGGCGCCTGCGGTTGGCATGCCCGCAAGTGTGGCTCTTGAGGCTGCTTCCGGTTATCTTGGCGCGCAGAACAATCCTAACAACGTCCGAAATACCGTCAGCTTGCAGGCGATGCTTCGCGACGAAGTGGGACAATGGGTTGCTGATACGTCTACACCTAACCTACAGGTCTATATTCAAGCTAGTGACGCCGCGGCAGGTGCGCGCTTGATTCGGGATCGTCAGTCGGGGACAGTCATTATGACTAACACTCGAAATGGTATTGCCGATTTCAGCCTCTCTAGCGGTTCGAACATTGGTGTGATCACCTTGGTGCTTGTTGCAGACCGTGCTGACAACAATGTCGCGAATGGTATTCAGGATCCGATCATTCAGCGGATGGTCATTCCGGTGGTGAATGGCATCGCGCAGAAGCCTCTGTCGGTGCAGGCGCAATCGGTGACCGCAACGTGCCGCCAGGAAGTCTCCACTCCGTTGGTCGCTTCTGATGGGTTGCCTCCGTATCAATGGTCCGTGGTCGGAAAGATGCCGGCTGGATTGAGCCTGACTCCTGACGGTTTGGTGACAGGTGTCCCGGTGCTGGTGAACGGCGCTGGCGCGGGAAGCTACCAGGTTGCTGTTCAGGTGACCGACGCCAACGGTTCTTCGCAGGTGACGACGCTGACGGTTGACGTGCAAGCTGGTGATTGCAAACCGCTGACGATCAATTCGAGCAGCCTGTCTGTGACGAAGGGCACCAGCTTCGCGTTTGCCTTGAGTGCAAGTGGCGGCAAGTCGCCTTATAAATGGGGCGCACCGGTGGCGTTGCCCACTGGATTGTTCCTGAATGGCGACACCGGTATCTTGAGCGGCGCCATCAACACCGCTGGTAGCTACCCGATCGTTATCCAAGTGACCGATGGTGACGGAATCGTGGTCGTCGCCAATATGACAGTTTCGGTGACAAACCCCACAGCGACAACGACGCCCTAA
- the pilQ gene encoding type IV pilus secretin PilQ — protein MVRRAVVGISWLALAGGAYAQVTIQSITSSIQSGTETVRIDMSEPLSALPAGFAVQSPARIALDFPGVVSGLSQSTVELNQGNLRAANVAQASDRTRVVLSLNRPTTYRAELHGRSVFVTLEPVAVATPAAASNPVTQVFSESRNPAALPLKDVDFRRGVDNAGRVVVDLANNQVGVDIKQQGSSLVVEFLKTSLPEGLRRRLDVSDFGTPVQTISTTQSGDRVRMVIEPKGQWEHSAYQSDNQLVIEVRQQKATGSKLGQGPGFRGEKLSLNFQNIDVRSLLQVIADFTNFNIVTSDTVQGNLTLRLKDVPWDQALDIILQAKSLGMKRTGNVLQIAPKEELAAKEKAELEAQAAIRNLEPLRTQSFQLNYTKAADIATQLTSSSGGSAGGGGSSGASSNSLLSQRGSVIAEPRTNQLFVSDIPSRLEQIQEMIAKLDVPMRQVLIEARIVEASDTFGKSLGVKLGSADMRGVRGGDAGYAVGGGNRVAIGGNYNAVGATTGAFASGGLTSDSSQFLNLPASGLAGVSPANFAISLFSSAANRFLNLELSALEADGKGKVVSSPRVVTADQIKAVIEQGTEYAYQQATSSGATSVAFRKAVLKLEVTPQITPEGNIILDLDVNKDSPGGLVAGAMSIDTKRVKTQVLVENGGTVVIGGIFELNEKEQENKVPLLGDIPAVGNLFKQRTRQASKTEMLVFITPKMISDYGAVR, from the coding sequence ATGGTGCGTAGAGCCGTTGTCGGTATCAGTTGGCTCGCGCTTGCGGGCGGCGCGTACGCGCAAGTCACGATTCAATCCATCACCAGTTCCATCCAAAGTGGCACGGAAACGGTGCGGATTGACATGTCCGAGCCCCTGAGCGCATTGCCAGCCGGGTTCGCAGTGCAGTCGCCGGCTCGAATCGCACTCGATTTTCCCGGTGTCGTAAGTGGCCTGAGCCAATCCACGGTTGAACTCAACCAAGGCAACCTGCGCGCCGCTAACGTCGCTCAAGCTTCCGACCGCACGCGCGTTGTGTTGAGCTTGAACCGCCCAACCACCTATCGTGCGGAACTACATGGTCGCAGTGTCTTCGTCACGCTTGAGCCGGTCGCAGTCGCTACCCCTGCTGCCGCGTCGAATCCCGTGACGCAAGTGTTCTCGGAGAGCCGAAATCCTGCTGCGCTACCTCTGAAGGACGTTGATTTCCGGCGGGGAGTAGATAACGCGGGTCGTGTTGTCGTTGATCTTGCGAACAATCAAGTCGGTGTTGATATCAAGCAGCAAGGTTCCTCCCTTGTCGTCGAATTCCTGAAAACAAGCCTCCCTGAAGGCCTACGCCGCAGGTTGGATGTAAGCGATTTCGGTACGCCGGTGCAAACTATCTCGACTACTCAGTCGGGCGACCGTGTTCGAATGGTGATTGAACCCAAGGGTCAGTGGGAGCATAGCGCTTACCAGAGCGACAACCAACTGGTTATTGAGGTGCGCCAGCAAAAGGCTACTGGAAGCAAGCTGGGTCAGGGGCCCGGGTTCCGCGGGGAAAAACTGTCGCTTAACTTTCAGAATATTGATGTCCGATCTCTTCTTCAGGTCATTGCTGATTTCACCAATTTCAACATAGTAACGTCTGACACGGTTCAGGGGAATTTAACATTGCGCCTCAAGGATGTTCCGTGGGACCAAGCGCTGGATATTATTCTTCAGGCCAAAAGTTTGGGGATGAAGCGCACCGGAAATGTGTTGCAAATTGCGCCTAAGGAAGAGCTGGCAGCCAAAGAAAAAGCTGAATTGGAGGCGCAAGCGGCAATTCGTAACCTGGAACCCTTGAGAACGCAGTCGTTCCAGCTGAACTACACCAAAGCTGCGGATATTGCAACGCAGCTCACGTCGTCTTCCGGCGGCTCGGCAGGAGGCGGCGGATCGTCCGGTGCATCCAGCAACAGCCTTTTGAGCCAGCGCGGCTCCGTTATCGCAGAGCCTCGAACCAATCAACTCTTCGTGTCGGACATTCCGTCGCGGCTTGAACAGATTCAGGAGATGATTGCCAAGCTGGACGTCCCGATGCGACAAGTGCTGATCGAGGCGCGCATCGTTGAGGCATCGGACACGTTCGGCAAGTCGCTGGGCGTCAAGCTCGGTTCGGCGGACATGCGCGGCGTACGTGGCGGTGATGCCGGCTATGCGGTCGGCGGTGGGAACCGAGTCGCCATCGGAGGCAATTACAACGCAGTTGGCGCGACTACGGGTGCCTTTGCGTCAGGGGGCCTGACATCGGATTCCTCCCAGTTTCTGAACCTTCCTGCGTCAGGGCTTGCCGGGGTTTCACCCGCCAACTTCGCGATATCCTTGTTCAGCTCGGCCGCAAACAGGTTCCTGAACCTGGAGTTGTCTGCGTTGGAGGCGGATGGCAAGGGCAAGGTGGTTTCCAGCCCCCGCGTCGTGACCGCCGATCAGATCAAGGCCGTCATCGAACAGGGAACGGAGTATGCATATCAGCAGGCTACATCCAGTGGTGCGACTTCCGTTGCCTTCCGTAAGGCGGTGCTCAAGCTGGAAGTCACGCCGCAGATCACGCCAGAAGGCAATATCATTCTTGACCTCGATGTGAACAAAGACAGTCCTGGCGGCCTGGTTGCCGGCGCAATGTCTATTGATACGAAGCGAGTGAAAACTCAAGTTCTTGTCGAAAACGGTGGAACCGTCGTGATCGGAGGCATTTTTGAGTTGAACGAGAAAGAGCAGGAAAACAAGGTTCCGTTATTGGGTGATATCCCCGCGGTTGGAAATTTGTTTAAGCAGCGAACTCGTCAGGCCAGCAAAACTGAAATGTTGGTTTTTATTACACCTAAGATGATTTCTGATTACGGTGCGGTTCGTTGA
- a CDS encoding pilus assembly protein PilP, translated as MRFFSVLGCVAICAGSLAACTAESDDLQQWMAEQRRNTKPRVTPISEPKKYVPLAYSEGSSFDPFGSDRLTQALRRETGPASAGAMLVAPELNRRKEPLEAFPLDVMTMVGSLDRSGQKVALVRVDNLLHQVRAGNYLGQNYGRVTKIDENEVVLREIVQDAAGEWIERNTVLQLQEKAK; from the coding sequence ATGCGTTTTTTTTCAGTGCTGGGATGCGTCGCCATTTGCGCCGGAAGCTTGGCTGCTTGCACTGCTGAATCTGACGATCTGCAGCAGTGGATGGCTGAGCAGCGGCGCAACACTAAGCCTCGCGTAACTCCTATCTCGGAGCCTAAGAAATATGTTCCGCTTGCATATTCAGAGGGCTCATCATTTGATCCATTTGGTAGCGACAGGCTAACGCAAGCCTTGCGCCGCGAAACCGGCCCGGCGAGCGCTGGAGCGATGCTGGTTGCGCCCGAGCTCAATCGGCGAAAAGAACCTCTTGAGGCGTTTCCGCTGGATGTCATGACGATGGTGGGCAGTTTGGATCGGTCGGGGCAAAAGGTCGCGCTGGTACGGGTCGATAACTTACTGCACCAGGTCCGGGCAGGAAACTATCTTGGCCAAAACTATGGTCGAGTCACAAAAATTGATGAAAATGAGGTCGTTCTTCGTGAGATAGTTCAGGACGCGGCCGGTGAATGGATTGAGCGCAATACGGTGCTGCAGTTGCAGGAGAAAGCAAAATGA
- a CDS encoding type 4a pilus biogenesis protein PilO — protein sequence MARKKSNNIDVGASVRSLGDQFRGLDTRDPSSWPGIPRFALFAIVAIAVAGVLWFFALKDMDSELEGERQKEATLKSDYQAKLQKAVSLDELKKQREQVMQYVNLLEKQLPSKAEMDALLSDINQAGLGRSLQFELFRPGQLVVKDYYAELPIAVKVTGRYHDIGAFTSDIANLSRIVTLNNISVTPDDKNKDKPGGLLLDATAKTFRYLDPEEIAAQRKASQAKGSK from the coding sequence ATGGCACGAAAAAAATCCAACAATATTGACGTCGGCGCTTCCGTCAGATCCCTCGGAGATCAATTTCGGGGTCTCGATACGCGCGATCCGTCGTCTTGGCCAGGGATTCCGCGCTTCGCTCTCTTTGCCATTGTCGCAATAGCGGTCGCAGGCGTTCTTTGGTTCTTTGCGCTGAAGGATATGGACTCGGAGCTTGAGGGGGAGCGACAAAAAGAGGCAACCTTGAAGTCTGACTATCAAGCAAAGTTGCAAAAAGCAGTGAGCCTTGATGAGCTGAAAAAGCAACGCGAGCAAGTGATGCAGTATGTCAATCTGCTTGAAAAGCAGCTGCCAAGCAAGGCGGAGATGGACGCCTTGCTGTCGGATATCAACCAAGCCGGACTGGGTCGGAGTTTGCAGTTTGAGTTGTTCCGTCCAGGGCAGTTGGTTGTAAAAGATTACTATGCTGAGCTTCCCATTGCTGTGAAAGTGACTGGCAGATATCACGACATCGGTGCGTTTACGTCTGATATCGCCAACTTATCGCGAATCGTGACGCTAAATAACATTTCGGTTACACCTGACGATAAAAATAAAGACAAGCCGGGCGGCCTGCTTTTGGATGCTACTGCAAAAACTTTCAGGTACTTGGATCCAGAGGAAATCGCAGCACAGCGCAAGGCGAGCCAAGCGAAGGGTTCAAAATGA